In the genome of Leeuwenhoekiella sp. MAR_2009_132, one region contains:
- a CDS encoding thymidylate synthase: MKQYHELAKHILENGIQKGDRTGTGTLSVFGYQMRFDLSEGFPMVTTKKLHLKSIIYELLWFLKGETNIAYLQENGVRIWNEWADENGDLGPVYGHQWRNWASEEIDQIKEVIETLKTNPNSRRMLVSAWNPSVLPDTSKSFAENVANGKAALPPCHAFFQFYVAPADLNSEDKRPRLSCQLYQRSADVFLGVPFNIASYALFTMMIAQVCDYAPGDFVHTFGDAHIYNNHIEQLNLQLSREIRILPTMKINPEVKNIFDFKFEDFTLENYNPHPHIKGAVAI; the protein is encoded by the coding sequence ATGAAACAGTATCACGAATTAGCAAAACATATATTAGAAAATGGAATTCAAAAAGGCGATCGCACTGGTACCGGTACGTTAAGCGTTTTTGGATATCAAATGCGTTTTGATTTAAGTGAAGGTTTCCCAATGGTTACCACAAAAAAATTACATCTTAAATCAATCATTTATGAATTGCTTTGGTTTTTAAAAGGGGAAACTAATATTGCTTACCTTCAAGAAAACGGTGTTCGTATATGGAATGAATGGGCAGATGAAAACGGAGATTTAGGCCCTGTTTATGGTCACCAATGGCGCAACTGGGCAAGCGAAGAAATAGACCAAATCAAAGAGGTTATTGAAACCCTCAAAACAAACCCAAATAGCAGACGTATGCTTGTAAGCGCCTGGAATCCCAGTGTATTACCAGACACCTCAAAGTCATTTGCCGAAAATGTAGCAAATGGTAAAGCAGCGCTTCCGCCTTGTCATGCTTTCTTTCAGTTTTATGTTGCTCCTGCAGATCTTAATAGCGAAGACAAAAGACCTAGACTTTCCTGCCAACTTTATCAGCGTAGCGCAGATGTTTTTTTAGGGGTTCCGTTTAATATAGCTTCTTACGCCCTGTTCACAATGATGATTGCACAAGTTTGTGATTATGCTCCCGGAGATTTTGTACACACTTTTGGCGATGCACATATTTATAATAATCATATCGAGCAATTAAACTTGCAATTGAGCCGAGAAATACGCATCTTACCGACAATGAAAATCAATCCTGAAGTCAAAAATATATTTGACTTCAAATTTGAAGATTTTACATTAGAGAATTATAATCCGCATCCTCATATTAAAGGAGCGGTAGCTATTTAA
- a CDS encoding energy transducer TonB — protein sequence MRTLFLIAFLTVSSLSFAQEGVTVSGNAISITEIPPIWPGCTGNAAETKACFKKELVKHVVSNFRFPKGYKKGTVKEKVVVDFVINEEGKPQILGVKGGTKVLQEEAKRNILAIPQMTPGKAGGSPRAIKYTMPFTF from the coding sequence ATGAGAACTCTATTTTTAATTGCATTTCTAACAGTTAGCAGTTTAAGCTTTGCTCAGGAAGGCGTGACTGTATCTGGCAACGCAATATCTATAACCGAAATTCCTCCTATTTGGCCCGGCTGTACAGGTAATGCAGCAGAAACAAAAGCCTGCTTTAAAAAAGAATTAGTTAAACACGTAGTAAGTAATTTTAGATTTCCGAAAGGTTATAAAAAGGGCACTGTAAAAGAAAAAGTGGTCGTTGATTTTGTAATTAATGAAGAGGGTAAACCTCAAATTCTAGGTGTAAAAGGAGGAACTAAAGTGTTACAGGAAGAAGCTAAGCGCAATATCCTGGCAATACCACAAATGACACCAGGAAAAGCAGGTGGAAGTCCAAGAGCCATTAAATATACCATGCCTTTTACGTTTTAA
- the egtB gene encoding ergothioneine biosynthesis protein EgtB codes for MITSSISLLDFLLETREHTETICKHLQIEDYVVQPIEDVSPPKWHLGHTTWFFEDFILKKYKLNYQVYDNHFAYVFNSYYESMGARVVRTDRGNLSRPTVDQVYSYRKHVTNALKELLEENPSEEVESLIEIGIHHEKQHQELLLTDIKYILGNNPLLPTYSVDFNEFKLNPKPAEWLSVEEGIHSIGYKGSGFCYDNELGLHKVYLNSFQISSRLVTNAEYLEFIEDSGYKQTLLWHSEGWSWVTENNITAPLYWHKQVDGWEYYGLNGLQKLNLEAPVTHISYFEAYAYAQWRGLRLPTEFEWEVAQSQFDWGERWEWTESAYLPYPNYTKAPGALGEYNGKFMVSQKTLRGGSVATSNNHTRSTYRNFFHPQLRWQFTGLRLAR; via the coding sequence ATGATTACCAGTTCTATCTCGCTATTAGATTTTTTACTTGAAACACGGGAGCATACAGAAACTATTTGCAAGCATTTGCAAATAGAAGATTATGTAGTTCAGCCTATTGAAGATGTTTCTCCTCCTAAATGGCATTTAGGACATACTACATGGTTTTTTGAAGACTTTATTCTAAAAAAATACAAACTAAATTATCAGGTTTACGATAATCATTTTGCGTATGTTTTTAATAGTTATTACGAAAGCATGGGGGCTAGAGTTGTTCGCACAGATCGTGGTAATCTCTCAAGACCTACTGTAGATCAAGTTTATTCTTACCGAAAGCACGTAACTAATGCCCTTAAAGAACTACTCGAAGAAAACCCTTCAGAAGAAGTCGAAAGTCTCATTGAGATAGGTATTCATCACGAAAAGCAGCATCAAGAATTATTACTCACAGATATTAAATACATATTAGGCAATAACCCCTTACTACCAACATATTCTGTTGATTTTAATGAATTTAAACTGAATCCTAAGCCTGCAGAATGGTTATCTGTAGAAGAAGGTATTCATAGCATTGGTTATAAAGGTTCTGGCTTTTGTTATGATAATGAACTAGGATTACATAAAGTCTATCTCAATTCTTTTCAGATAAGCAGTCGTTTAGTAACTAATGCCGAATATCTAGAGTTTATTGAAGATTCAGGCTATAAACAAACCTTATTGTGGCATAGTGAAGGTTGGTCTTGGGTTACAGAAAATAATATTACCGCGCCATTATACTGGCATAAACAGGTTGACGGCTGGGAATATTATGGATTAAACGGTCTACAAAAATTAAATCTTGAGGCTCCTGTAACTCATATTTCATATTTTGAAGCATACGCATACGCACAATGGAGGGGCCTACGACTTCCTACCGAATTTGAATGGGAAGTTGCACAATCACAGTTTGACTGGGGAGAACGCTGGGAATGGACAGAAAGCGCATATTTACCTTATCCTAATTATACAAAAGCTCCAGGAGCACTTGGGGAATATAATGGTAAGTTTATGGTTAGTCAAAAAACCCTTCGTGGCGGCTCTGTTGCAACTTCAAATAATCATACCAGATCTACTTATCGCAATTTTTTTCACCCTCAACTTAGGTGGCAGTTTACCGGCTTACGCCTTGCCCGCTAA
- the egtD gene encoding L-histidine N(alpha)-methyltransferase, translating into MKTNQNTTFKNTFEEEVYEGLTAFPKYLSSKWFYDMKGDKLFQKIMALPEYYLTECERSIIEENKADIAQLFSDNTGFDLVELGAGDGKKTKILLQELVNSKLNFTYRPIDISQNVLDELEEDVLKRWPKLDIKTEQGTYFNILNKLSKQQKDRKMVIVVLGSNIGNLSHQYAVEFLTTIRKSMQPDDLLFMGFDQKKNPEVILKAYNDSQGVTESFNKNLLTRINKEMDANFEIDNFKHWPVYDPESGTTKSFLVSTKDQTVTIQKLNLDIHFSAWESIHTEISQKYDDDIVNWLAQEAGLSVEKQYTDHQNYFTDYIFRIKN; encoded by the coding sequence ATGAAGACAAATCAAAATACAACATTTAAAAATACTTTTGAAGAAGAGGTATATGAGGGTTTAACAGCATTTCCTAAATACTTATCTTCTAAGTGGTTTTATGATATGAAAGGAGATAAGCTATTTCAGAAAATAATGGCACTTCCTGAGTATTATCTAACCGAATGCGAACGATCTATAATAGAGGAAAATAAAGCAGATATAGCACAACTTTTTTCAGACAACACAGGCTTTGATCTTGTTGAGTTAGGTGCAGGTGATGGCAAGAAAACTAAAATACTACTGCAAGAATTGGTGAATTCTAAACTAAATTTTACCTACAGACCTATAGACATAAGTCAGAATGTACTTGATGAATTAGAAGAAGACGTTCTTAAAAGATGGCCTAAGCTAGATATTAAAACAGAACAAGGAACTTATTTTAATATTCTAAATAAACTGAGCAAGCAGCAAAAAGACCGCAAAATGGTAATTGTTGTTTTAGGCTCAAATATCGGTAATCTTTCTCATCAATATGCCGTGGAGTTTTTGACAACTATACGTAAATCAATGCAACCCGATGATCTTTTATTTATGGGATTTGATCAAAAAAAGAATCCCGAAGTTATTCTTAAAGCCTATAATGATTCTCAAGGGGTAACAGAAAGCTTCAATAAAAATTTACTAACTCGCATTAATAAGGAAATGGATGCAAATTTTGAAATAGATAATTTTAAACATTGGCCTGTTTACGATCCGGAAAGCGGCACTACAAAAAGTTTCTTAGTAAGCACAAAAGACCAAACAGTTACAATTCAAAAATTAAATCTAGACATTCATTTTTCTGCCTGGGAAAGTATTCACACCGAAATTTCTCAAAAATATGACGATGATATCGTAAACTGGTTAGCTCAAGAAGCTGGTTTAAGTGTTGAAAAACAATATACAGATCATCAAAATTACTTTACAGATTATATATTTAGAATAAAAAATTAG
- a CDS encoding DUF427 domain-containing protein, whose translation MKAIWKDAVIAESNETIVVEGNHYFPLKDVNKLFLSKTDTHTTCPWKGEAHYYSITVAGETLKDAGWYYPEPKDKAKNIANYVAFWKGVSVNS comes from the coding sequence ATGAAAGCAATATGGAAAGATGCAGTGATTGCAGAAAGTAATGAGACTATTGTAGTAGAGGGCAATCACTATTTCCCGCTAAAGGATGTAAATAAATTGTTTTTGTCTAAAACAGATACTCACACTACCTGCCCGTGGAAAGGCGAAGCACACTACTACTCTATTACCGTAGCTGGCGAGACACTAAAAGACGCGGGCTGGTATTACCCAGAGCCAAAAGATAAAGCAAAAAACATTGCTAATTATGTAGCTTTTTGGAAAGGTGTTAGTGTTAATTCATAA
- a CDS encoding isoamylase early set domain-containing protein, whose product MPITKQFLKSKPECKVTFVVENVDADAVAVAGDFNNWEKAELKKLKNGSFKGSLNIPVDASYEFKYAVDQNWMTEPEADGTKWNDFAGADNSILAL is encoded by the coding sequence ATGCCAATTACAAAACAATTCTTAAAGTCAAAACCAGAGTGTAAAGTAACATTTGTGGTTGAGAATGTTGATGCTGATGCGGTTGCTGTAGCGGGAGATTTTAATAACTGGGAAAAAGCCGAATTAAAAAAATTAAAGAACGGATCTTTTAAAGGTTCTTTAAATATACCTGTTGATGCTTCTTATGAGTTTAAATATGCAGTTGATCAAAACTGGATGACAGAACCTGAAGCAGATGGTACAAAATGGAATGATTTTGCGGGTGCAGACAACAGTATTTTAGCATTATAA
- a CDS encoding aminotransferase class V-fold PLP-dependent enzyme, with protein sequence MKNLKKEFPVTANYTHLNTAGSGLLSETLLDFRQNHDLDYLVMGSLLKNDQDSFLDKVRKDVGAFFNCNASYVALVPNFSIGFNAVLEGIPATHKILLLEEDYPSINWPVLSRNFNVCYASINEHLEDNIQQAIEKEHPDVLCLSLVQYISGIRIDLEFLKALKSKFPKLLIIADGTQYCGIESFDFENSGIDILGASAYKWLNAGYGNGFFLIKQETALQIKLKTTGFNSIRGKYKEAQNTFIGKLEPGHLDTLAQGSLQAAIGLIKRVGQHQITTQIDILKTKAFEQFAEKGLLDSVVLKRKQHSSIFNIRGDQKLFEKLNNNQIICSQRGEGIRVSFHYFNSEEDLLKLLKLI encoded by the coding sequence ATGAAAAACTTAAAAAAAGAATTCCCGGTCACGGCAAATTATACGCATTTAAATACTGCCGGCTCTGGTTTACTCTCTGAAACCTTGCTTGATTTTAGACAAAATCACGATCTTGATTATCTGGTAATGGGGAGTTTGCTTAAAAATGACCAGGATAGTTTTTTAGATAAAGTGCGCAAAGATGTAGGTGCTTTTTTCAACTGTAACGCTTCTTATGTAGCTTTAGTTCCTAATTTTTCAATAGGATTTAATGCTGTACTTGAAGGTATACCTGCCACTCATAAAATTCTACTTCTAGAAGAAGACTACCCATCTATAAACTGGCCTGTTTTATCGCGCAATTTTAATGTGTGTTATGCTTCAATTAACGAACATCTAGAAGACAATATACAACAGGCTATCGAGAAAGAGCATCCTGATGTTTTGTGTTTAAGTTTAGTACAATATATCAGTGGTATCCGTATAGATTTAGAGTTTTTGAAAGCCTTAAAATCTAAATTTCCTAAGCTTCTTATAATCGCAGATGGTACGCAATATTGTGGGATTGAGAGTTTTGATTTTGAGAATAGTGGCATAGATATATTAGGAGCAAGCGCCTATAAATGGTTAAATGCCGGTTACGGCAATGGCTTCTTTCTAATTAAGCAAGAAACTGCTTTGCAAATTAAATTAAAAACAACTGGCTTTAATAGTATTAGAGGTAAATATAAAGAGGCGCAAAATACATTTATAGGAAAATTAGAACCGGGTCATTTAGACACCTTGGCACAAGGGAGTTTACAGGCTGCTATAGGTCTTATTAAGCGGGTAGGACAGCATCAGATAACGACTCAAATAGATATATTAAAAACAAAAGCCTTTGAGCAATTTGCTGAAAAAGGTTTGCTAGATTCTGTTGTATTAAAGCGGAAGCAGCATTCATCAATTTTTAATATAAGGGGAGATCAAAAATTATTTGAAAAATTAAATAATAATCAGATTATATGTTCTCAACGTGGAGAAGGTATACGCGTAAGTTTCCATTATTTTAATTCGGAAGAGGATTTATTGAAGCTTTTAAAGTTAATTTAG
- a CDS encoding 2TM domain-containing protein has protein sequence MFSKKQETTKIDRDQRELIEYAQLRIKEKKNLFRHFVIFLAGAVLLIILNLILDFGADFRPFDVDWFVWATLIWFFLFLIHFLNVFLFRTFMNKKWENEQLDKLVAKQKDKIEKLQTQVEKEYPVIENDAKIIRPNTPLNP, from the coding sequence ATGTTCTCAAAAAAGCAGGAAACCACAAAAATAGATCGTGACCAACGTGAACTCATAGAGTATGCACAATTACGCATCAAAGAAAAGAAAAATCTTTTTAGACATTTTGTGATATTTCTTGCAGGTGCCGTATTGCTTATTATTTTGAATTTAATTTTAGATTTTGGTGCAGATTTTAGACCATTTGACGTAGATTGGTTTGTATGGGCTACGTTGATATGGTTCTTTCTTTTTTTAATTCATTTTCTAAATGTTTTTCTTTTTAGAACGTTTATGAATAAAAAATGGGAGAATGAACAACTTGATAAACTAGTTGCTAAACAAAAAGATAAAATTGAAAAGCTTCAAACTCAGGTAGAAAAAGAGTATCCTGTGATTGAGAACGATGCTAAAATAATACGCCCTAATACCCCATTAAATCCCTAA
- a CDS encoding dihydrofolate reductase, producing the protein MITMIAAAAENNALGKDNAMIWHLPDDFKRFKKLTSHHTIIMGRKTFESLDGPLPNRKHIVITRQKNYNPGDHIIVVQSIEEALTYIDTDQNAFIIGGGEIYKLGLDYATHIELTRVHGTFEAEAFFPELDPEKWELLESIFHDTDERHNYSFTYLTYAKR; encoded by the coding sequence ATGATTACAATGATTGCGGCTGCCGCAGAAAATAATGCTTTGGGTAAAGACAATGCAATGATCTGGCATTTGCCAGATGATTTTAAGCGATTTAAAAAACTTACTTCTCACCATACTATTATTATGGGAAGAAAAACCTTTGAGTCGCTTGACGGACCTTTACCGAATCGTAAGCATATTGTGATCACGCGTCAAAAAAATTACAATCCCGGTGACCATATTATTGTAGTTCAAAGTATTGAAGAAGCTCTAACCTATATTGATACAGATCAAAATGCATTTATTATAGGAGGTGGCGAGATTTATAAATTAGGATTAGATTATGCAACCCATATAGAACTTACGCGGGTACACGGAACTTTTGAAGCTGAGGCATTTTTCCCCGAACTAGATCCTGAAAAGTGGGAACTTCTAGAAAGTATCTTTCACGATACAGATGAGCGTCACAACTACTCATTTACTTATCTAACCTATGCTAAACGATAA
- a CDS encoding fructosamine kinase family protein codes for MLNDNFKKHLQEVLSVEAKQITSLTGGDINDVYKLSSSDCNYVIKVNDASAFPNMFKLEAQGLAFIKASGSFPVPDVLEYGNFENLSYLILEYLETGPKNPDFNNIFGSQLAAMHQTSSSKFGFENDNYMGSLKQYNTSESTAIDFYINQRLEPQFKLAAENGYYFNSIELFYKEISQLIPSEKPALIHGDLWSGNYLINSKGGPSLIDPAVSFAPREMDIALMHLFGGFDVQIFEIYTTHFPLENGWEERLRLWQLYYILVHVNLFGGSYYNSAKAILKAYI; via the coding sequence ATGCTAAACGATAACTTTAAAAAACATCTTCAAGAAGTTCTTTCTGTAGAGGCAAAACAAATCACCTCGCTAACGGGTGGCGACATCAATGACGTCTATAAGCTTTCAAGTTCAGATTGCAACTATGTAATAAAAGTTAATGACGCTTCAGCATTTCCTAATATGTTTAAGCTCGAAGCGCAGGGTCTGGCGTTTATTAAAGCTTCCGGTAGTTTCCCGGTACCTGATGTGCTTGAATACGGTAATTTTGAAAATTTGTCCTACCTTATTTTAGAATATCTCGAGACGGGACCTAAGAATCCCGATTTCAATAATATTTTTGGCTCTCAACTTGCAGCAATGCATCAAACCAGCTCGTCAAAATTTGGTTTTGAGAATGACAATTATATGGGTAGTTTAAAGCAATACAATACTTCAGAATCTACTGCCATTGATTTTTATATTAATCAACGTTTAGAACCTCAATTCAAGTTAGCAGCAGAAAATGGTTACTACTTTAATTCTATTGAATTATTTTATAAAGAAATAAGTCAACTAATCCCTTCAGAAAAACCAGCTTTAATTCATGGTGACCTATGGTCTGGTAATTACCTCATAAATTCTAAAGGAGGTCCATCACTTATAGATCCCGCAGTTAGTTTTGCCCCACGAGAGATGGATATTGCTTTGATGCATCTTTTTGGGGGATTTGACGTACAAATTTTTGAAATCTACACTACACATTTTCCTTTAGAGAACGGGTGGGAAGAACGCTTACGTCTATGGCAATTGTACTATATTTTAGTTCACGTCAATCTCTTTGGAGGATCTTATTATAATTCCGCAAAAGCGATACTCAAGGCTTATATATAG
- a CDS encoding pyridoxamine 5'-phosphate oxidase family protein — protein MSTKNLSNTEAIKKLKDLATSIDFAMMATDLSNKPVDAIPMSTKKVDEAGNIWFLSGADSDHNANIAKDADVQLLYAKPSDMKFLSVFGKAIITKDKTILKELYSTTDDSWFEGIDDPNLTAIKFTPAQAQYWDTKSNKFISLLKMGYAAVTGDKVDVGATGSLNL, from the coding sequence ATGAGTACAAAGAATTTATCAAATACAGAAGCCATTAAAAAACTAAAAGATTTAGCTACATCAATAGATTTTGCAATGATGGCAACAGACTTATCTAACAAACCAGTAGATGCCATACCCATGTCAACTAAAAAAGTTGATGAAGCAGGAAATATCTGGTTTTTAAGTGGGGCAGACAGCGATCACAATGCAAATATTGCTAAAGATGCAGATGTACAATTATTATATGCCAAGCCCAGCGACATGAAATTTCTTAGTGTTTTCGGAAAAGCCATAATCACAAAAGATAAAACTATTTTAAAGGAACTTTATTCTACAACAGATGACTCCTGGTTTGAGGGTATAGATGATCCTAATCTTACTGCTATTAAATTTACACCTGCTCAAGCTCAGTATTGGGACACAAAAAGCAACAAATTTATATCGCTACTAAAAATGGGGTATGCGGCTGTTACAGGAGACAAAGTAGATGTTGGTGCAACAGGCTCTCTTAATCTTTAA
- the fabD gene encoding ACP S-malonyltransferase, whose translation MKAYIFPGQGAQFTGMGKDVYDNSELARSLFSKANEILGFDITKIMFEGSAEELKETKVTQPAIFIHSVALFKALGDSAVPQMVAGHSLGEISALVANGVLSFEDGLSLVSQRAQAMQKACDNTPSTMAAILGLEDELVESVCADVDGIVVAANYNCPGQLIISGELSAVEEACERLKERGAKRALLLPVGGAFHSPLMEPAREELAKAIENTTFNTPSCPIYQNVSTTAVTDPVEIKKNLLFQLTAPVKWTQSVQNMLADGASEFIEVGPGKVLQGLVKKVDRQAVTSSAVL comes from the coding sequence ATGAAAGCTTATATATTCCCCGGTCAGGGAGCTCAATTTACAGGAATGGGAAAAGATGTTTATGACAACTCTGAACTTGCTCGTTCTCTGTTTTCAAAAGCCAATGAAATTCTGGGTTTCGATATCACTAAAATTATGTTTGAAGGCTCTGCCGAAGAACTAAAAGAAACTAAAGTTACGCAGCCTGCTATTTTTATACATTCTGTGGCTTTATTTAAAGCTTTAGGTGATTCAGCTGTACCTCAAATGGTTGCAGGTCACTCTTTAGGAGAAATATCTGCTTTAGTAGCTAATGGCGTTTTAAGTTTTGAAGACGGATTAAGTCTGGTTTCGCAAAGAGCACAGGCAATGCAAAAAGCTTGTGACAACACACCATCAACAATGGCTGCTATATTAGGTCTTGAAGATGAACTTGTTGAATCTGTTTGTGCAGATGTTGACGGAATAGTAGTTGCTGCAAATTATAACTGTCCGGGTCAATTAATCATTTCTGGTGAGCTTAGTGCGGTTGAAGAGGCTTGTGAACGTCTTAAAGAACGCGGCGCCAAACGTGCATTACTATTACCGGTAGGAGGCGCATTTCACTCTCCTTTAATGGAACCTGCACGTGAAGAACTTGCAAAAGCAATTGAAAATACAACGTTTAATACGCCATCTTGCCCCATTTATCAAAATGTGAGTACAACAGCGGTAACAGATCCTGTTGAGATAAAGAAGAATTTACTGTTTCAACTTACTGCTCCCGTAAAATGGACGCAAAGTGTACAAAATATGCTTGCCGACGGGGCTTCTGAATTTATAGAAGTAGGCCCAGGAAAAGTTTTACAGGGCCTGGTTAAGAAAGTAGATCGTCAAGCGGTTACCAGTAGTGCTGTGCTATAA
- a CDS encoding TIGR03915 family putative DNA repair protein: MQKHKLVYDGSFEGMLTAIFQVYEERLSEVIIVDTTHFEPDFFSETVEIYTDETKASRVWEGLRQFKSFQQLVYWSFLSEQEGRERYILAAIQYVLKTKNENDFGHPAVLMLVQLTKKVGREKHRMEAFVRFKRTADDLYASIISPDFNVLPLIAKHFKNRYADQQFLIFDSKRDFGLFYDLKKIEFVSFDFKSKEAFKEAMHEEENQYDLLWQNYFTSTTIKSRINLRLHTQHVPKRYWKYLNEKNPL; encoded by the coding sequence ATGCAAAAGCATAAACTTGTATATGATGGTAGTTTTGAGGGGATGCTTACAGCAATATTTCAGGTGTACGAAGAGCGATTAAGTGAGGTTATAATCGTAGATACGACACATTTTGAGCCTGATTTTTTTTCTGAAACGGTAGAAATTTATACAGATGAAACTAAAGCTTCTCGTGTTTGGGAAGGACTCCGGCAGTTTAAAAGCTTTCAGCAATTAGTATACTGGTCATTTTTAAGTGAGCAGGAGGGTAGAGAACGGTATATTCTTGCTGCAATTCAGTATGTTTTAAAGACTAAGAATGAGAATGATTTTGGGCATCCCGCAGTTTTGATGTTGGTACAACTTACTAAAAAGGTAGGTAGAGAAAAACATAGAATGGAAGCGTTTGTGCGTTTTAAAAGAACAGCAGATGATTTGTATGCATCAATAATAAGTCCAGATTTTAATGTACTTCCTTTAATTGCCAAGCATTTTAAAAACAGATATGCAGACCAGCAATTTTTGATTTTTGATTCTAAACGTGATTTTGGTTTGTTTTACGACTTGAAAAAAATTGAATTTGTTTCTTTTGATTTTAAATCTAAAGAAGCGTTTAAAGAAGCGATGCACGAGGAGGAAAATCAATATGATTTATTATGGCAAAACTATTTTACAAGTACAACCATCAAAAGCCGTATTAATTTGAGATTACATACGCAGCACGTTCCTAAACGTTATTGGAAATACTTGAATGAGAAAAATCCGTTATAA